One part of the Sorangiineae bacterium MSr11954 genome encodes these proteins:
- a CDS encoding MgtC/SapB family protein yields MDSGPELIGLVRTVVGTAGGLAIGLEREWSRRSRGAAAAFGVRTCALFGLAASSASWLWIQGILLPSAVLLVTVAAILVAHSLPRRRAGATSQAAAAAVLCSGVLAGAGYLVFAGALVALTCFLLVERSRLHAFIAKIEVAELHTAARFAVMAIVIWPILPKGPFGPLGGFRPRDVWGMTLLLSGTSFAAYIARRFVGERHGAIVLGGLAGLVSSTAVTVLGAKSSRDDPSEGTGLALAACSAGTTRLLRVLVLAAVLSPPLALRLAMILAVPFAAGAILVGVLTWRSKPPARDVMTPKNPLQFGVALPLALIFQLALFAVHLVETHWGSLGLAISGAIVGLVDVEAVVFAMTRTGIHEGVHVAARAIAFGVVGDALVKIVLALVMGRGSFRWLAPVLLLVLAGATLLAAFLL; encoded by the coding sequence GTGGACTCCGGACCGGAACTCATCGGACTCGTGCGCACGGTGGTAGGAACCGCGGGCGGCCTGGCGATCGGCCTCGAGCGCGAATGGTCGCGGCGCTCACGGGGAGCAGCCGCTGCCTTCGGCGTCCGGACGTGCGCGCTCTTCGGGCTGGCCGCATCGTCGGCCAGCTGGCTCTGGATTCAAGGCATCCTCCTTCCATCCGCGGTGCTGCTGGTGACGGTGGCGGCCATCCTCGTCGCCCACTCCCTGCCCCGGCGGCGCGCGGGGGCGACGTCGCAGGCAGCCGCGGCCGCGGTGCTCTGCTCGGGTGTCCTGGCGGGGGCCGGTTATTTGGTATTCGCAGGCGCGCTCGTCGCGCTGACGTGCTTTCTCTTGGTCGAGCGTTCGCGCCTTCATGCGTTCATTGCCAAAATCGAAGTGGCCGAGCTCCATACGGCGGCGCGCTTCGCCGTGATGGCCATCGTCATTTGGCCCATTCTGCCAAAGGGGCCCTTCGGACCGCTCGGTGGCTTCCGCCCGCGCGATGTGTGGGGCATGACCTTGCTTCTCTCCGGCACCAGCTTCGCGGCGTACATCGCCCGGCGCTTCGTCGGCGAGCGGCATGGCGCCATCGTGCTCGGCGGGCTCGCGGGGCTCGTCTCGTCCACCGCCGTGACCGTCCTCGGCGCCAAATCGAGCCGCGACGATCCCAGCGAGGGCACGGGGTTGGCGCTGGCTGCGTGCTCCGCCGGCACCACGCGCCTCCTTCGCGTGCTCGTCCTCGCCGCCGTCCTGAGCCCGCCGCTCGCCCTCCGTCTGGCGATGATCCTCGCCGTGCCCTTCGCCGCCGGCGCGATCCTCGTCGGCGTGTTGACGTGGCGAAGCAAGCCCCCCGCGCGCGACGTCATGACGCCAAAGAACCCTTTGCAGTTCGGGGTGGCGCTCCCTCTCGCGCTGATCTTTCAGCTCGCGCTGTTCGCCGTGCACCTCGTCGAGACGCATTGGGGATCGCTCGGCCTCGCGATCTCCGGCGCCATCGTGGGGCTGGTCGACGTGGAGGCGGTGGTCTTCGCGATGACGCGCACCGGAATCCACGAGGGCGTGCACGTCGCCGCGCGCGCCATTGCCTTCGGCGTCGTCGGCGATGCGCTGGTGAAGATCGTCCTCGCCTTGGTCATGGGCCGTGGCTCGTTTCGTTGGCTCGCCCCGGTCTTGCTCCTGGTCCTCGCCGGCGCGACCTTGCTCGCGGCTTTTCTTCTTTAG
- a CDS encoding DUF4398 domain-containing protein: protein MLRSIHLALGAAVIASTAACSSYPAPNQRMADAVATSRAAQEVGANTNPQAQLHLRLANEEIERAKRLMEDGDNKRADFVLVRAKADADLALAEAREVAAERDAKAAVARADALQSELQQAIAAGQAPAPTPIGGSSVPVGTTTTTGSTVPGPVQQPAPVVKPRSEGGAR from the coding sequence ATGTTGCGATCGATTCATTTGGCTCTCGGCGCGGCGGTCATCGCCAGCACCGCGGCTTGCTCGAGTTATCCCGCCCCCAACCAGCGGATGGCGGACGCGGTGGCGACCTCACGCGCGGCCCAGGAGGTCGGCGCGAACACCAACCCGCAAGCGCAGCTCCACTTGCGGCTGGCGAACGAAGAGATCGAGCGCGCCAAGCGCTTGATGGAGGACGGTGACAACAAGCGCGCCGACTTCGTCCTGGTCCGGGCCAAGGCCGACGCCGACCTCGCCCTCGCCGAGGCGCGCGAGGTCGCGGCCGAGCGCGACGCCAAGGCCGCCGTCGCGCGCGCCGACGCCTTGCAGTCCGAGCTCCAGCAGGCGATCGCCGCGGGACAAGCCCCGGCGCCCACCCCGATCGGCGGCTCGAGCGTCCCGGTGGGGACGACGACCACGACGGGATCGACGGTGCCGGGACCGGTTCAACAACCCGCGCCGGTGGTGAAGCCCCGCAGCGAAGGAGGTGCGCGATGA
- a CDS encoding inorganic diphosphatase, which produces MNLAKLPYQDEKQDLHVVVETPRGSHTKIAYDPERELFRYSRPLVLGVTYPYDWGFVPSTVAPDGDPLDALIYHDGTSFPGLVIACKPIGLVELSQAVVKDGRASSERQSNDRLIVVPAEDERARDATLFSPRVRQELEQFFLLATLLTPKDPRIEGWKGPEVAAKLVADAHAAYRRKEAT; this is translated from the coding sequence GTGAACCTCGCAAAGCTCCCCTACCAGGACGAAAAGCAGGACCTGCACGTCGTCGTCGAGACGCCCCGCGGATCGCATACCAAGATCGCCTACGATCCGGAGAGGGAGCTATTTCGATATTCGCGCCCGTTGGTGCTCGGCGTGACGTACCCGTACGACTGGGGATTCGTCCCCAGCACCGTCGCACCCGACGGCGATCCGCTCGACGCGCTGATCTACCACGACGGCACCAGCTTTCCGGGGTTGGTCATCGCGTGCAAACCCATTGGCCTCGTCGAGCTGTCGCAGGCGGTCGTGAAGGACGGGCGGGCATCGAGCGAGCGTCAGAGCAACGATCGGCTCATCGTGGTCCCCGCGGAGGACGAGCGCGCGCGCGACGCCACCCTCTTTTCGCCGCGCGTTCGCCAGGAGCTCGAACAGTTCTTTCTTTTGGCGACCCTCCTGACCCCCAAAGACCCTCGCATCGAGGGCTGGAAAGGTCCCGAGGTGGCGGCCAAGCTCGTAGCCGACGCACACGCGGCGTACCGGCGAAAGGAGGCAACATGA
- the ligD gene encoding non-homologous end-joining DNA ligase, translating to MKSTSSSSRPRTARPGPAGEAVAGVRITHPDRVLDRESGLTKVGLARYYGAVAGRMLPYVIRRPLALVRCPEGDQAECFFQKQRTPGMPPSIHGSKIAEHGILHVEDEGGLIALIQFGAVELHGWGSRLPESGVPDWIVMDLDPDEGLPFARVVDAAWTMHDAFARIGLRSFVKTTGGKGLHVVVPIVPEAPFDAIKEFTFGVAGEFARSDPARYTATLSKSARRGKIFIDYLRNGQGATAIVPYAVRARPGAPVAFPVAWRDLGKMDPRDFSVATVPKLLSKRRTDPWADFFDLAQRVPPAYLQMAHARRRKSA from the coding sequence ATGAAATCGACGTCGTCATCGTCGCGCCCGCGCACCGCGCGCCCAGGCCCGGCCGGCGAGGCCGTCGCCGGCGTGCGGATCACCCACCCTGACCGGGTTCTCGACCGCGAATCGGGGCTGACGAAGGTGGGGCTCGCTCGGTATTACGGTGCCGTCGCCGGCCGCATGCTCCCTTACGTGATCCGAAGGCCGCTTGCGCTGGTGCGATGTCCGGAGGGTGACCAAGCGGAGTGCTTCTTTCAAAAACAGCGAACCCCGGGGATGCCGCCCTCGATTCATGGATCGAAGATCGCCGAGCACGGCATTTTGCACGTGGAGGACGAGGGCGGGCTGATCGCGCTCATCCAATTCGGAGCCGTCGAGCTGCACGGATGGGGATCGCGGCTCCCGGAGAGCGGCGTTCCAGATTGGATCGTCATGGACTTGGATCCCGACGAGGGCTTGCCCTTTGCGCGCGTGGTGGACGCGGCCTGGACGATGCACGACGCGTTCGCGCGCATCGGGCTCCGGAGCTTCGTCAAAACCACGGGCGGCAAAGGCTTGCACGTGGTGGTGCCCATCGTGCCCGAGGCGCCCTTCGACGCCATCAAGGAGTTCACCTTTGGCGTAGCGGGCGAGTTCGCTCGAAGCGATCCCGCTCGGTACACCGCGACATTGTCCAAGTCTGCGCGGCGCGGAAAGATCTTCATCGATTACCTTCGCAATGGACAAGGAGCGACCGCCATCGTTCCTTATGCGGTCCGCGCTCGCCCGGGCGCGCCGGTTGCTTTTCCCGTGGCCTGGCGCGATCTCGGCAAGATGGACCCGCGTGATTTCTCCGTCGCCACCGTGCCCAAGCTGCTGAGCAAACGGCGCACCGATCCTTGGGCGGACTTCTTCGATCTCGCGCAGCGCGTGCCCCCGGCGTACTTGCAAATGGCGCATGCCCGCCGGCGCAAGAGTGCATGA